The following proteins come from a genomic window of Anguilla rostrata isolate EN2019 chromosome 17, ASM1855537v3, whole genome shotgun sequence:
- the arl16 gene encoding ADP-ribosylation factor-like protein 16 isoform X1 — protein MGPIWPSYYTDCSCVIFMVDSANIHQVASSCIQLLSVLSAEPLRSASVLVLFNKTDLPCSMGLMEMKSLFRMDDIIASASQPITVLELSARSGQGLLDVLHWLDSTLKE, from the exons ATGGGGCCCATCTGGCCCAGCTACTACACTGACTGCTCCTGTGTCATT TTCATGGTGGATTCTGCAAACATCCACCAAGTGGCGTCGTCCTGCATCcagctgctgtctgtcctgtccGCAGAGCCGCTCCGCTCTGCCTCCGTCCTTGTGCTCTTCAACAAAAC GGACTTACCCTGCTCCATGGGACTCATGGAAATGAAGTCACTCTTCAGAATGGATGACATCATCGCTTCAGcctcccagccaatcactgtACTCGAGCTGAGTGCGCGCTCTGGGCAGGGCCTTCTGGACGTGCTGCACTGGCTGGATTCCACCCTTAAAGAATGA
- the arl16 gene encoding ADP-ribosylation factor-like protein 16 isoform X2, translating to MVDSANIHQVASSCIQLLSVLSAEPLRSASVLVLFNKTDLPCSMGLMEMKSLFRMDDIIASASQPITVLELSARSGQGLLDVLHWLDSTLKE from the exons ATGGTGGATTCTGCAAACATCCACCAAGTGGCGTCGTCCTGCATCcagctgctgtctgtcctgtccGCAGAGCCGCTCCGCTCTGCCTCCGTCCTTGTGCTCTTCAACAAAAC GGACTTACCCTGCTCCATGGGACTCATGGAAATGAAGTCACTCTTCAGAATGGATGACATCATCGCTTCAGcctcccagccaatcactgtACTCGAGCTGAGTGCGCGCTCTGGGCAGGGCCTTCTGGACGTGCTGCACTGGCTGGATTCCACCCTTAAAGAATGA